The Alteripontixanthobacter sp. genome has a window encoding:
- a CDS encoding class I SAM-dependent methyltransferase, translated as MGFGNFWEAHAVPRLIKFACGSPQIMKLRSQVVPLARGDVFEIGCGGGINQQFYDASAVTSYAGIDPGGKLLEYARAEAERKGWPADIRDGVGEDIPFDDASFDTVVCTYTMCSVADQAQVVREMRRILRPGGKLLFLEHGRAPDADVAKWQDRIEPIWKPIGGGCHLTRPITEAVRGGGFDTEPMGEGYAPKTPRPLGWMEWGVGVKARA; from the coding sequence ATGGGCTTCGGAAATTTCTGGGAAGCACATGCGGTCCCCCGGCTTATAAAGTTTGCCTGCGGTTCGCCGCAGATCATGAAGCTTCGCAGTCAGGTCGTTCCGCTTGCGCGGGGCGATGTGTTCGAGATCGGCTGCGGCGGCGGCATCAACCAGCAATTTTACGACGCAAGTGCGGTCACCAGCTATGCCGGGATCGATCCCGGCGGGAAGCTGCTCGAATATGCCCGGGCAGAAGCCGAAAGGAAGGGTTGGCCCGCCGATATACGCGATGGGGTGGGGGAGGATATTCCCTTCGATGATGCCAGCTTCGATACGGTGGTGTGCACCTATACCATGTGCTCGGTTGCGGATCAGGCGCAGGTCGTGCGCGAGATGCGGCGGATCCTGCGGCCAGGCGGGAAACTGCTGTTCCTGGAACATGGCCGCGCGCCGGATGCGGACGTGGCGAAGTGGCAGGACCGGATCGAACCGATCTGGAAGCCGATTGGCGGGGGCTGCCACCTGACCCGGCCAATTACAGAAGCAGTGCGCGGCGGCGGTTTCGACACCGAGCCGATGGGCGAAGGCTATGCACCAAAAACGCCGCGCCCGCTGGGATGGATGGAATGGGGTGTCGGCGTGAAGGCGCGGGCTTAG
- a CDS encoding N-acetylmuramoyl-L-alanine amidase: MSPRLQIWLVFLAPVVLIIALAALVPVPELGRGYVLRLILPDAGAQVDLPEIYGPQDNSRPLVIIDAGHGGKDPGASGEGLREKDVVLGLAKALRDELVEQGGIRVALTREDDRFLVLQERPEIARRMNADLFVSIHADSAGEEIGVSGASIYTLSSEASSEAAARFAERENNADRLNGVRIEGQSQQVSDILVELSQRRTQQGASELASLITREGRGTLAFHPQARRSAELAVLRAPDVPAVLYEAGYITNPDDAERLLSEEGRGDFASVMARSIRIFLARQTEG; this comes from the coding sequence ATGTCGCCGCGATTGCAGATATGGCTGGTTTTTCTTGCCCCCGTAGTGCTCATCATAGCGCTGGCGGCACTCGTGCCGGTTCCGGAGCTGGGACGCGGCTATGTGCTCCGCCTGATCCTGCCGGATGCGGGCGCGCAGGTCGATCTCCCCGAAATCTACGGACCGCAGGACAATTCGCGCCCGCTGGTTATTATCGATGCCGGCCATGGCGGTAAGGATCCGGGCGCCAGCGGCGAGGGTTTGCGCGAAAAGGACGTGGTGCTGGGCCTCGCAAAGGCTCTGCGCGACGAGTTGGTCGAACAGGGCGGAATCCGGGTGGCGTTGACGCGCGAGGACGACCGGTTCCTTGTTCTGCAGGAACGCCCCGAAATCGCGCGGCGCATGAATGCCGATCTGTTCGTGTCGATCCACGCCGATTCCGCCGGAGAGGAAATCGGGGTCAGCGGCGCAAGCATCTATACCCTGTCGAGCGAGGCATCGAGCGAAGCGGCGGCGCGCTTTGCCGAACGGGAAAACAATGCCGACCGGTTGAACGGGGTGCGGATCGAAGGGCAAAGCCAGCAAGTCAGCGATATTCTCGTAGAATTGTCGCAGCGGCGCACGCAGCAGGGTGCCTCCGAACTGGCCAGCCTGATCACCCGCGAGGGCCGAGGAACGCTGGCGTTTCACCCGCAGGCCCGCCGTTCTGCTGAGCTGGCCGTACTCCGCGCCCCAGACGTTCCCGCCGTACTGTACGAGGCAGGTTATATCACCAATCCCGACGATGCGGAGCGGCTGCTGTCGGAAGAGGGGCGCGGCGATTTTGCCAGCGTGATGGCGCGCTCGATCCGGATATTCCTGGCCCGGCAAACCGAAGGCTGA
- a CDS encoding transglycosylase domain-containing protein, with translation MAETTAENSFTLRIRREASGVAAWFAGNWRERRWFRWGGYALAALLIVWLAGWALLARNLPDAETLLDYEPPLPTVVRGIDGEIVHSYARERRVQLQYGDFPETLIEAYLAAEDKTFFSHGGIDAGGLAGAVIDYVGKMGSDERAVGGSTITQQVAKNILLSNEYSVTRKLKEMLLARRIEGVLNKQQILELYLNEIPLGRRSYGVQAASRAYFDKDVGDLDLHEIAFLAILPKAPERYGRSGQEDVALARRNFVLDQMVANDFVTQAEASAAKSQPLGLQPMRALTPSVDAGYFMEEVRRQLIEKFGETAEDGKNRNSVYAGGLWVRTSLDAELQDAARVALRQGLLRYHGNRGWHGPIATIDLDAGDWDSQLRSSYLDINYQDWKIGVVTERNGSSAQIGFSDGNTNPLVGLPNALKAGDVIAASPQGTNWRVRTVPEASGGLVAQNPQTGRVLAMQGGFDSRLGAFNRATQAKRQPGSTIKPFVYATGLDNGMTPSTQVNNGRYCYYQGSDLGEKCFRGGRAGEFPLRYGLEQSQNVMTVQVAMDSGMPNVIKTFEKLDIGSYDPYPAFALGAGDTTVMKMVNAYSALANHGRLNDPTLIDYVQDRRGKVIWRADERECEGCNMAEWDGAPMPRIAPAGTQALDARTAFQTLHMLTGVVTRGTGTVLRDLDLPLFGKTGTTTGPKDVWFIGGSGDIVVGTYVGFDQPRNMGGYAQGGTIAAPIVKKFIQESRDHWSGDPFVAPAGVRMVRVDRRSGKQVYDGWPTSDPKAAIIWEAFKPDTEPPRKTRQDEIAERREEILALIRRGRSAATSSSTRQTREEPDDFVEEQGGLY, from the coding sequence ATGGCTGAAACTACCGCTGAAAATTCGTTCACCCTGCGCATCCGGCGCGAAGCGAGCGGCGTTGCCGCGTGGTTCGCGGGCAATTGGCGCGAGCGGCGCTGGTTCCGTTGGGGCGGCTATGCCCTGGCGGCGTTGCTGATCGTCTGGCTGGCCGGGTGGGCGCTGCTCGCCCGCAATCTGCCCGATGCCGAAACGCTGCTGGATTACGAACCCCCGCTGCCCACCGTGGTGCGCGGCATCGATGGCGAAATCGTCCACTCCTATGCGCGCGAGCGGCGGGTCCAGCTGCAATATGGCGATTTTCCCGAAACCTTGATCGAGGCGTATCTGGCGGCGGAGGACAAGACTTTCTTCAGCCATGGCGGGATCGATGCCGGCGGCCTGGCCGGCGCAGTGATCGATTATGTCGGCAAGATGGGGTCGGACGAGCGAGCGGTCGGCGGCTCCACCATCACCCAGCAGGTGGCCAAGAATATTCTGCTGTCGAACGAATATTCGGTCACTCGCAAATTGAAGGAAATGCTGCTCGCGCGCCGCATCGAAGGCGTGCTGAACAAGCAGCAGATTCTCGAGCTGTATCTCAACGAGATACCGCTGGGCCGCCGGTCCTACGGGGTGCAGGCCGCATCGCGCGCCTATTTCGACAAGGATGTGGGCGATCTCGATCTGCACGAGATCGCTTTCCTCGCGATCCTGCCGAAGGCGCCCGAACGCTATGGCCGCTCGGGACAGGAAGATGTCGCCTTAGCGCGGCGCAATTTCGTGCTCGACCAGATGGTAGCCAATGATTTCGTAACACAGGCAGAGGCGAGCGCAGCCAAATCGCAGCCGTTGGGGTTGCAACCGATGCGCGCACTCACCCCGTCGGTCGACGCTGGCTATTTCATGGAAGAGGTGCGCCGCCAGCTGATCGAGAAATTCGGTGAAACGGCAGAGGACGGCAAGAACAGGAACAGCGTCTATGCTGGCGGCCTGTGGGTCCGCACCTCGCTCGATGCAGAGCTGCAGGATGCTGCGCGGGTGGCGCTGCGGCAGGGTCTGCTGAGGTATCACGGCAATCGTGGATGGCACGGGCCGATCGCCACGATCGATCTCGATGCAGGCGACTGGGACAGCCAGCTGCGCAGTTCCTATCTCGATATCAATTACCAGGACTGGAAAATCGGGGTGGTGACAGAGCGCAATGGCTCCTCCGCGCAGATCGGGTTTTCGGACGGCAACACGAATCCGCTGGTCGGGCTACCCAACGCGCTGAAGGCGGGCGACGTGATCGCCGCTTCGCCGCAAGGAACCAATTGGCGCGTGCGCACAGTGCCGGAAGCATCTGGCGGACTGGTCGCTCAAAACCCCCAAACCGGGCGCGTGCTGGCAATGCAGGGCGGGTTCGACAGCCGCCTGGGCGCGTTCAATCGGGCCACGCAAGCCAAGCGGCAGCCGGGGTCCACGATCAAGCCATTCGTCTATGCAACCGGGCTGGATAACGGGATGACACCGTCCACGCAGGTGAACAATGGCCGTTATTGCTATTACCAGGGCAGCGATCTGGGTGAGAAATGCTTCCGCGGCGGGCGCGCGGGTGAATTTCCGCTCCGCTACGGGCTCGAGCAATCGCAAAATGTGATGACGGTGCAGGTCGCGATGGATTCGGGCATGCCGAATGTCATCAAGACTTTCGAAAAACTCGATATCGGCAGCTACGACCCTTATCCCGCCTTCGCACTTGGTGCGGGGGACACCACGGTAATGAAGATGGTCAACGCCTATAGCGCGCTGGCCAATCATGGGCGGCTGAACGATCCGACCCTGATCGACTACGTACAGGACCGCCGCGGCAAGGTGATCTGGCGCGCTGATGAGCGTGAATGCGAAGGTTGCAACATGGCTGAATGGGACGGTGCACCGATGCCGCGTATCGCCCCGGCGGGCACACAGGCGCTCGATGCCCGCACCGCATTCCAGACGCTGCACATGTTGACCGGCGTGGTCACGCGCGGAACCGGGACGGTGCTGCGCGATTTGGACCTGCCGCTATTCGGCAAGACGGGCACCACCACGGGCCCCAAGGACGTGTGGTTCATCGGCGGGTCGGGCGACATCGTGGTCGGCACTTATGTGGGCTTCGATCAGCCCCGCAATATGGGCGGCTATGCGCAAGGCGGCACGATCGCCGCGCCCATCGTCAAGAAGTTCATCCAGGAATCGCGCGATCATTGGAGCGGCGACCCGTTCGTAGCGCCCGCCGGGGTCCGCATGGTGCGGGTCGATCGCAGGTCGGGCAAGCAGGTTTACGATGGCTGGCCGACGTCGGATCCCAAGGCGGCTATCATCTGGGAGGCTTTCAAGCCGGATACCGAACCGCCGCGCAAGACACGTCAGGACGAGATTGCCGAACGGCGCGAGGAAATCCTGGCGCTGATCCGCCGCGGCCGGAGCGCAGCCACCTCGTCGAGCACTCGCCAGACCCGCGAGGAGCCTGACGATTTCGTGGAAGAGCAGGGCGGGCTGTACTAG
- a CDS encoding ribonuclease E/G → MATRMLIDARHTEETRVAVLKGNRIEEFDFESAEHKQIKGNIYLAKVTRVEPSLQAAFVDFGGNRHGFLAFSEIHPDYYQIPKEDREQLLAEEAEAAEEEARLRSEDEDEGNLPGDEYDAEDDESAEALAEDLAEDGMEEVDTSDKDKVATIEEGQVDGDDDSDDDDDSDDDDETEDGDNGDGNGRGRRGRGRHRRQGKGRGDKRGKGGNRSRAKQVDEVRAKRQALRRRYKIQDVIQRRQVLLVQVVKEERGNKGAALTTYLSLAGRYTVLMPNSSSGGGISRKIASSGDRKRLKQVVSDLSLPKSMGLIVRTAGLSRTKAEIKRDFDYLARLWDEIREKTLGSSAPNLVHSDSDLIKRAIRDLYNREIEEVIVEGEDGYKSAKSFMKMLMPSHARRVKAYSDPVPLFQRYGAEDQLRAMYDPVVQLKSGGYLVINPTEALVSIDINSGRSTKEHGIEATATATNLEAAKEIARQLRLRDMAGLVVIDFIDMDYNSNVRKVERAMKDALKNDRARIQVGRISSFGLMEMSRQRLRTGVLEASTRECPHCDGTGLVRTASSAGLSALRLIEDEAAKGKGSAITLRASTEAAVYLLNSKRAELQEIEDRYHVGVEVVPEGEDEGAKMSVTSSGPRPAERPDFEPIIEEDDDDEEEEQEAVTSDRYDDEDEGDRPKKRRRRSRGGRGRNKRRDGSDEQSSDENSDENSNEGSGDGSSDDRSSDGQRSDDDGEDKPRKRRRRGGRGRGRKNRDEQNDEQNSDIAEAADNLEDVSEQMKDDIAVVAGPDDSPETAEAAAEEDAKPKRKPRRKKAEPKVDHSAESEATEAPAAEEKPKRKPRKKAAPKAGAAKAGVPKAEKTADTEPAADSDAPAEKPKRKPRKKPAAKKAEAAEEVSEQLKDDIAVVAGPEGTAQTAEAEADNTVKPAGKPRKGWWQRTFGE, encoded by the coding sequence ATGGCAACGCGTATGTTGATCGACGCGCGCCACACCGAAGAAACGCGTGTGGCCGTCCTCAAGGGAAACCGGATTGAGGAATTCGATTTTGAATCTGCCGAACACAAGCAGATCAAGGGCAATATCTACCTCGCCAAGGTTACCAGGGTAGAACCATCGCTGCAGGCCGCTTTCGTCGATTTCGGCGGAAACCGGCACGGCTTCCTGGCCTTCAGCGAAATTCACCCAGACTATTATCAGATACCCAAGGAAGACCGCGAGCAGTTGCTGGCCGAAGAGGCCGAGGCTGCCGAGGAAGAAGCGCGCCTGCGTTCCGAGGACGAGGACGAAGGCAACCTTCCCGGCGACGAATATGACGCCGAAGACGATGAAAGCGCCGAGGCGCTGGCCGAAGACCTTGCCGAAGACGGCATGGAAGAAGTCGATACGTCGGACAAGGACAAGGTCGCTACGATCGAAGAGGGCCAGGTCGATGGCGACGACGATTCGGATGATGACGACGATTCCGATGACGACGATGAGACCGAAGACGGTGATAATGGCGACGGGAATGGCCGGGGCCGCCGTGGCCGGGGCCGTCATCGCCGCCAGGGCAAGGGGCGCGGCGACAAGCGCGGCAAAGGCGGCAATCGCAGCCGCGCCAAGCAGGTCGACGAAGTGCGCGCCAAGCGTCAGGCGCTGCGTCGTCGCTACAAGATCCAGGACGTCATCCAGCGCCGCCAGGTGTTGCTCGTCCAGGTGGTGAAGGAAGAGCGCGGCAATAAGGGCGCTGCGCTGACCACCTATCTCAGCCTTGCAGGCCGCTATACCGTGCTGATGCCGAACAGCTCCAGCGGCGGCGGCATCAGCCGCAAAATCGCCAGTTCGGGCGATCGCAAGCGGCTCAAGCAGGTCGTCAGCGATCTCAGCCTACCCAAGAGCATGGGCCTGATCGTGCGCACTGCGGGTCTCAGCCGGACCAAGGCAGAGATCAAGCGTGACTTCGATTATCTCGCCCGGCTGTGGGACGAAATTCGCGAAAAGACGCTCGGCTCCAGCGCGCCCAATCTGGTCCATTCGGATAGCGACCTGATCAAGCGCGCCATTCGCGACCTGTATAATCGCGAGATCGAGGAAGTAATCGTCGAAGGCGAGGACGGCTATAAATCGGCCAAGTCCTTCATGAAGATGCTGATGCCCAGCCATGCGCGCCGGGTGAAGGCCTATTCCGACCCGGTCCCCTTGTTCCAGCGTTACGGCGCGGAAGACCAGCTGCGCGCGATGTACGATCCGGTCGTGCAGCTCAAATCCGGTGGCTATCTGGTCATCAACCCGACCGAGGCGCTGGTATCGATCGATATCAACTCCGGCCGTTCCACCAAGGAGCACGGGATCGAGGCGACCGCCACGGCGACCAATCTGGAAGCCGCCAAGGAAATCGCCCGCCAGCTGCGCCTGCGCGATATGGCCGGGCTGGTCGTGATCGATTTCATCGACATGGATTACAATTCCAACGTCCGCAAAGTCGAACGCGCGATGAAGGATGCCCTGAAGAACGACCGCGCGCGGATCCAGGTCGGCCGGATTTCCAGCTTCGGCCTGATGGAAATGAGCCGCCAGCGTCTGCGTACCGGCGTGCTCGAAGCCTCCACCCGCGAATGTCCGCATTGCGACGGCACCGGGCTGGTCCGCACCGCGTCGAGCGCAGGCCTATCCGCCCTGCGCCTGATCGAGGACGAGGCGGCAAAGGGTAAAGGCTCTGCCATCACCCTGCGCGCCAGCACGGAAGCGGCAGTCTACCTGCTCAATTCCAAGCGCGCCGAGTTGCAGGAGATCGAAGATCGCTACCATGTCGGCGTGGAAGTGGTGCCGGAAGGCGAGGATGAGGGCGCCAAGATGAGCGTGACCAGCTCCGGCCCCCGCCCCGCCGAACGCCCTGACTTCGAACCGATCATCGAGGAAGATGACGACGACGAAGAAGAAGAGCAGGAGGCGGTTACCTCCGATCGCTACGATGACGAAGACGAGGGCGACCGCCCGAAAAAACGTCGCCGCCGCAGCCGTGGTGGCCGGGGTCGCAACAAGCGTCGGGATGGATCGGACGAGCAGAGTTCCGACGAGAATTCGGACGAGAATTCCAATGAGGGATCGGGCGATGGGTCTTCGGACGACCGGTCTTCCGATGGCCAGCGTTCGGACGATGATGGCGAGGACAAGCCCCGGAAACGCCGCCGCCGTGGTGGCCGTGGGCGCGGCCGCAAAAACCGCGACGAGCAAAACGACGAGCAAAACAGCGACATCGCCGAGGCTGCGGACAATCTCGAAGACGTTTCGGAGCAGATGAAGGACGATATCGCCGTGGTCGCAGGCCCGGACGATTCGCCCGAAACCGCCGAGGCCGCTGCCGAAGAAGACGCCAAGCCCAAGCGCAAGCCGCGCCGTAAAAAGGCCGAACCCAAGGTAGATCACTCGGCCGAAAGCGAAGCGACCGAAGCACCGGCAGCCGAGGAAAAACCCAAGCGCAAGCCGCGCAAGAAGGCCGCTCCGAAGGCAGGCGCTGCCAAGGCTGGCGTTCCGAAGGCTGAAAAGACCGCCGATACCGAACCGGCAGCCGATAGCGACGCTCCGGCGGAAAAGCCCAAGCGCAAACCGCGCAAGAAGCCTGCTGCGAAGAAGGCCGAAGCGGCTGAGGAGGTCTCCGAGCAATTGAAGGACGACATCGCAGTTGTGGCCGGTCCCGAAGGCACCGCTCAGACAGCCGAGGCCGAGGCAGACAACACGGTCAAGCCTGCCGGCAAGCCCCGCAAGGGCTGGTGGCAGCGCACCTTCGGCGAATAA